In Mycteria americana isolate JAX WOST 10 ecotype Jacksonville Zoo and Gardens chromosome 4, USCA_MyAme_1.0, whole genome shotgun sequence, the genomic stretch ACAAGTTTGCCACAAATGATATCAggataaaaatcacattaatgCCAGAATTGCAATTGAATACATATATGGACACTGCTGATATAATGctctaaaaaataatttcataaattacAATCTTGGTCTCGGATGCCTCAACTACTACAAGTATCCATGCTAGTGAGAAAGATAAGTGATTTACACAACTGCATTTGCTGTGCTAATATAGTTAGGAGAAAActccttttctccacttctacagTCTCAGTGGAACAGAATTCACATCTAGGAACTTTGATGACTATCAAAAAATCCCAGCTTTAAGCTTGCCTCAATATACCTACTACCAATATGAAAAGCACAGTAAAAGGCTGCAATGTATTAAAAGTCAGTATAGATTGTTATGCTAATTGCACTGTATGAAAAATCTCCTCAGGTGGCTTCAAAGTCTGTATCACGCATTTCAAGTTTACTAGACAGCACATTACAGCACATAGCAAAAGCGGCATGAAAATGTATCAGGATTAATAAATGTATCAAGTTTTCTTTAAGTGAAACTTTCCAGTATATTTGAGATCAGTATTCTGGAACCAGACTGCTGCTGTTTTACATACAGTTGAAGATTACTAAACTATAATTTCAAActggaagcaaaggaaatatttttgcaaagtaGGGAATGTAAGGAACACAAGTTATGCCTCCTAGCACTTTTCCGTTCACAAGAAATAAGTTAACATTTAGTATTTTGAATATATAACATTATACATTAGCTACTGTAAAGTATTGGAAGGCTCAGACTTAAatcaatataatttaaaatttgtttttttttaaatacatgtaacCTCTGATTCAGTGCTCACCTTTAAAGTACTTCACAGTCTTAACTCTTAGTTCTAAAGTAGCATCTTCATCACACACGAAGATAGTACGAGGgtgttgctggaaagcagaaactgtCCACATATGATTGACTCCTTCTTCAATTGCTTTGTACAATGCAAAAGCCTTATGTGCACCTGTTATAAGAATCATCACCTGCAAAACAAAGGTCTCTTTACTTTCAATCCCAGTATCGATACCAACTAGTCTTGAAAACAGACACATGCAACTAGAACTAAACGAGTTCTTACTTCTCTAGCATCCATCACTGTACCCACACCAACTGTTAGCGCCATAGTTGGTACTTTAGATAAGTCTCCATCAAAGTATTTAGCATTTGCCAAAATGGTGTCCATTGCTAAAGTCTTTAGTCTTGTTCTTGAAGACAAACTTGATCCGGGTTCATTGAATGCAATGTGGCCATCTGGACCAATGccttttcaaagttaaaaaaaagtaaatcattcCAGACCTGCGGGTCAACAAATATCCTCAAACAttgtaaatgaataaaaaagttttaggactcattctttccttttggttcactgttttcaataaaaagcattcaaaacttACTTGAAATTAAGTTATTAGAAACTTGGACACCAACCATTCTGTCTTGGTATTCATACTGACTCTTTGTGAGTCACAGAATTTTCTTACACATAACTGAAAAAAGTGGATTCAGCTAAGTTACAAAAATAGCTATTAAAGAGTCAGTGTATTTGTTGGAATCAGCCAACCATAGAACATTTCCTCATACCTCCAACAAACAGATCAATTCCCCCTGcttcttcaattttcttttcaaatgcatcACATTCTGCCTGTAAGTCTGGAGCATTCCCATCAAGGATATGAGCATTATTTGGATCTATGTCAATATGTTTAAAGAAGTTATTCCACATATAGGAATGATAGCTCTCTGGATGACTTCTGGGAAGCCCTGAAATCATTTAGAGCGAAATTAACATATTACAAGATTTAATCAAACAGCCTTAATTCTAGTCTATGTGTAACCAATGTAAGGCATGCAAGACAAACCTAAGTAAGAAGTCAGATAAATCGATATTTGAAATTATACTGAGAAGAAAGATTTCCTGTTGGCATGCACAAGGCAAACGGTTTACATTTCCTTCACATACATTCTATGGGAGGGTAAagtctttaaaagaaatgcagtcaCAATACTATGTGACAACATACTTTCTACAGAAGTGTTGTAAAGTAATTTACAAGCACTGAATTTAGCCCAGGATCCACCTGGACTAgcttattatttgcatttttgtggataaaggaacagagaaaagtgCTTAAGATTACCCGATTTACATAAGTAACTTAGAAGTACAAACATATAGACTGATCTTGTACTTTGTCAAGTATTGAACagttttaataaaggaaaaaattatcagTATAGCATGTTCTCAAACAAATAGCACATCTTACCTACATATTCATCCATGTTGAAAGTCTTTACATATTTGAAAGAGAGATCTCCATTCCTGTGATATTCTATCAGCTTTTTGTAGCATCCCAAAGGTGTACTCCCTGTTAAATAAAGTTTTTCTACTGTTCTATATATCTGCACaacattttcagtgtatttaaatCTCTTCATAGTCAGATTTTGCTACAATGCTTTTCAACgtaaaagaaatgttatttctcaTTTACTATTTCTCAAACTTTATCACAACTGTTTACACAAATCAAATCcctatttaaatagaaatatgttGGAGCATTACCAAAAAgatatttatgttcttttaaatactgtatgtTAGCAATGATACAAACATAGTTCTAGGTTTAGTCATTTACATAGGCTTTGAATAAAACTTGCCTGTTGGTAGACCAAGCGTGAAATACCTTCCTTGACTTGGCTTGAATTGGATAATACGATTACAGATGTATTTTGCTGCCCATTCACTAGCCTGATCATAATCTTCAAGAATTACTAGCCTCATTATGGCCGTGAGGAACTTGTGTGACAGAATAAACTTAAGCCTGGAGAAaatatcaaaattttaaaaataagcaccATATGAATAGTTGTAAAACTCTTAGATTACAGAAGAGataaaaaatgactttttataCTGATGATGTATAGTGCTAAGTAAAGTAGATTTTACTTGCATAAGCATATTACACTTGCAGTCGTAGTTCAAGCTGGACTGTTGGACAatcaaaagaaaagctacagaacCCAAGTGATAGACTacatcaaaatatttattaaaattcacAGACTAATTTAAAGTAACTTGTAggaaaaagctaaaacaaaatgaGAACAAGCTATTTTGAACTTCAATCTTTTAATTAGTTGTTACtgttagaaaagaagaaatactctgCTTGAAATAAAAGCACACCAATAAGTGAATAAACATTGATATTAACTCCTGTTTCTTATGACCAGATGAATGCCTAAAATTTCAAAAACAAGGCCCAGAATAACCCCATGCTTCTATCTTCAAAATAGATAATTGGAAGTAAATGGTTAAAACTCCTTTCACTCCCATTCTAACTCCATAACAATGCTTCAGTAAACTTATTAATctgcaaaaaaatgttaaagcatTAGATATATTTGAAATCTTTacaattcacaggaaaaaatacctaCGAggtcacattttttctttttaacataacTTTAACGGAAAGTCAGTCATTCTTTATAGGCTCTGCTTTTGAGTACAACTATATCAACCATTAAGATTAATACCTAGAAAACAAGCTTGGCTGTCAAAAGTACATGGGCATCTCCTGCATTTAAGCAAAACTCATTTTTCCATGAGTTTCTGCTTAACGAGTCAGGTAATTATCAGAAAGACTGAGCTTCTTTAGCCAGTTTGCAATGTATTACTCTTCTCTTCCCAGGCCTGAGTCTGCTTGGCATTAGCCAGAAAACAACATAGCTGTCAGAAGCCTAAGGCCAATTAAGTGCCAAACCACCAGTAGCACGCACTACTCTTGGTTGAGAGaccagttttagaaaaaaatacgaATTAAACTACAGTAGTCCATAAGAGGGTAACATCTGTTTTTCACACTaaacaaggaaggaaatgagCACCACCTTTTGCTGACTGCGCTGCTTCCTCTTCCCGGACAGTAAAACCGTGACAAGTCAAACTCACCTTTGCAGGGGAAAGGCTATTCCACAGGTACCGACAAGGCTAACACTCGCGTTTCCTCGAGGAGGAGGACAGAAAAACAGGCCGCCAGAAGGAGATCCCGCGGCTTTAGGGCAGCCTGATAAAGCTTTAACGAAGCTACCCAGAGAACATGGTGATGCTCTCCAAGAGCAAGAGGAGCGACGCGAACCCGCACCAGAACGACCGCGGACTTTCGGCtgggggtgttttttggggaGATTCGTGAGTCTACACTGTTAGAGGAAGACACATACTGCCGGACCGCCCCTACCCCGCCagcagagacaccccccccccccccccccccaggcggccccgggccccgcggcctccccccacccacggcccgggggcCTGCGGGCACGGCTGCACCCCGcacggccggcagcggggcccagCCTCAGCCCACCAACGAACACGACGCTCCCCTGCCCCGCTCACCCCCAGGAGAGCCCACAGCGGTCACAAGCAGAAGCAGGGCGGCGCAGAGCAGCACCGGGAGGGAGGACGGGCACAGGGACCTCCGCCCGCCGGAGCGGcccgcagcaccggccccgcCACCTCCGGCACAACCCGGCGCGCAACCCGGAAACACCTGGCGAGGACCGGAAATAGCTTCGCGGGTGGGcggtgccgcgcatgcgcgggGGCAGCGGCCTCTGCACGGCGGGTTTTTGGGGCCAGCAGGACCGTGccctgggagggtggtgggggctgtcTCTCTTCTCTTGTGGGGGTAGGGCATGAGCGAGGGATGGTGTCTGCCCTCAGAGGAGCGTCTAGGAAGGTGCCTGTGGGTTGGGGTGGATAGAGGCTGCTGCAAAAGTTCTGCCCTGCTTCATAGGCTGAGCTAGAGTAGGGCTTTTGTGCGAGGCCTTGTAGAGCTGCTGTTTTGGGGCAAGCAAGTGGCATGCTAAGGTCTAAATGAGAAAAGCTCCCTTTAACATCAGTGTTTGCTTGAAGCAGCTACAAAAAAGGCTGTTTGTACTTATTGCAAAAACAGTAGGTAGGGCATCAAGTTATttatctttttgctttaaaaacagtcAAGTAATTTTACAGATGTAGCTAGGCTATAATCTAAATGGCTGTGGTGTGATAGATCTTACTGGTTGGGAAAGGGTTCATCTTTTAAGGGATACTTCATCAGAATACAGGAGGGaaattggggggggaggggggggagaaaaaagtaaaagcaaaggcTACATGATTCTGagtatatatgtatgcaaaagCTGTAGGCTTCACTGAGATCATACCATATTAGAAAACCAGGATAAACTGGTTTGCTGGGCAGCAGTATAACTGACTGAGGAGAAACATAGTGATTGAAGGCTAAAGGGAGGTAAGGTAATAAAAAGAgggacaggaataaaaaaaaaatcaggagtcaCACTCACAAGAACACAATAATATGTTTTCTGGTAACCTGACTCGGAACTACTGCAAGGTAGCTTAGAAAGATTGAGTAATGCTTTGCCAAGGGCATGAAAGGTGCGTTTGCAAACTcgggaagaaaaataagtcttaCTGGAGTCTCTGGGGTGTAGCAGACAACCAATAAAAATatcctttgtttaaaaatctgccttttttttaatttaactttcaAATATCAGCAACTTAATATAGCTCATGCCTGTTCTTCCTATAAAGTCTTCATCTCAGAAATTTTACCAGGTCCTAAAGAATACTGttttttcttgcactgtttcTTGAGTCATGCTCTGAACCTCTGATGTTCTCATTGTTACAGCGTATGCTGCAGTGGAGGTTGTGATTTTCAGATCCTATCTAGCAACCTAAGTTTTGCCTCTAGatttccattctgttttttcctccctacGTGGACCATGTGTAACACTTCAGTGGTGAACTACTGCATATAGCAGACTAGTTAACCCATTTTTTTGGTATTATTACACACCTAGGTACCTATAGGCCTGAAATCACATCCCCAGAACTGTAGGGGAGATCCTCTTCTTGCCCTGGTGAGCCCTGTTCTCTGAAATGTAAGCTCAATGTCagattactttattattttttcatggtCAAGTATCCATcagtgcttttctcttcctcGGCTCCCTGCTATCCTTCTAGGGCTGTCTATTCCCTTtcacagaatcatgtaggttggaaaagacctttaagatctttCTCTGCATCCTTGGTGTTGCCAGCTCGTGCCCCTGCAGGCAGGAACAATGGGCTTCTCTACTTCCCTAAAACCTTTACTAGCTACTCTGATCTCAAGGTGGTAACTTGTTTCTGAGGATTTTTACTCTAGCGTACACTTGCTACCTGCTGCCTTAACAAGGTATGAGTGGAGCGTGCCTGAACGGATGGTACAGCAAGAACAGACGCTTGCATTATCCCCGTTTCCCTTGGCAGAACAGCGTCAATTCAACTGTGTCTCAGGCTCCCCATCTCTGTGATCCCCTTCCTAGCTCTACCCTGTAGGTATGACCCTACCATATATTCCTTATCCTGCCATAGTCCATTGGCTTTGTTCATCACTCTGCACGTGATGTTGTTATAGGAAACAGATCTTTCACACAGGTTCTGTGTGTTTCCACAACTTGAAAATTCACTGTGTTCATCACTAatgaaaaactctttaaaattcagttaatAGGTTCCCCCATGTTGCATATTCTCCAGGTCAGAGAATATGTGATGTACTATTCAGTTCAGTGGAACTTCTTGCACTTTTTCCTGCTGCCCCTAAATTCTGAGCAACCttctctttctgttgccttttagCAAACTTGGCAACATTATCTAAACTATTTCTATTAGGCATACTCTCAAATTCCCTGTCTTTTGTGAGCATATTCAATTCTGCCTCTCCTTGTTAGTATGCTAATGCATAGGGTATGATTTTTCCCAAGTCATTCTTCAGGTTTTCTGTTCTAATTAGTAGTAGATGCAAAATGCTCTGTATGCACTGAATGTTGTTGCTAGCAATTAGGCAAAGTCTTAATTCCTTATTAGGTTTCATTGAGTAGCATGACTAGAAGTTTCTTAAAATCTCGCATAGTATTTAAAATCCCagtgtttttctgttgctttttgaaaCAATATTTCTGTGATACATTTTTTCGATTTTTTCTTAATGGCCCCTTCTGTTAGGTATTAAATCATTTACTAGTCATGGTGATCTGATTTTTATATATCTGCTAGGTGacttttgtgttgctttttttaaacctgcaaaGCTTTAGGTGTCTAATCTCTGGTTTTAAGTGACTAGGAATTTAAACTGGATGTACTTCAGTAGTAACCAAGCTGCATAGAGTTTTACCTGAGGAGGGCCACCTGAACTTAGAAGGCTGAATCCCATCTTTTAACAAAGTAGTTATCCCTTCAGATTCCCTCATTTTTAGTTTGAAGAACAAAGGATCCTGCTCAAAGTTGGGACCTATGAAGAAAAATTACTCAAATGGATGTTGACATGCAGGAAAGACTCTGAGAAGCCCAAAAGGTTGCAGTGAAGATATTTGCCAAGTAAGGCATTAAATGTAGAGGTTGAAAAACAGGTGATCgatgaaaaggctttaaaaaaaaaaaaaacccaaacaaaccaaccaaaaaactacctcttttccctttgctgaatTAAACACTGCTGTGTACCAGATGTGCAAATCAAGAATAAGGATACAAAATAACGTAGCAAATGAAACCTTTTAGAGGGTGATGACTGtatggggagaaggaggaaaactgCAGTGGagagaagtttgttttttttttaattttcagagctCTGAAAGAATGTGAAGAGAGTGGTAGTTACCCCAGTACTCCATTTAATGCCACAGGGTCAAtagtcttctgctttcctgtggctAAAGCTGCATTTCTGGTAACTTCATTTGTCTTCTGGACATAAGCCTGAGGGAACTGAATCCACTTGGCAGCTTTGCCTACTGCTCGCAAAGACTGAAGATAGTTTCACATGCTCATGCACTTCAAAGCTTCCTTGGTTAGATCTCGCCACCTTTCTACAAGCTGGGAAGTACATGGCATGTGATGtcttttgggtttgtgttttatGCAACAATCCTGTTGGAACTATTTTCCAGTAGAATAGGAAACATAAGATTCTGTGATGCCAGGAATAGCATCTAGCTAGTATTTAGCACCATCTTAATTTTCATAGGCAAGGCTTTGAGTCAGTTTATGAAACTATACGCAGAAACAGATAAGCACcctatgcttttgttttccatttctgttcttACTTGCCACATGTTGGTGCTTCCTACATGGATTCTGGTAGAATCTGTACCAAAACAGTTAGCCA encodes the following:
- the GNPDA2 gene encoding glucosamine-6-phosphate deaminase 2 isoform X3, whose protein sequence is MRLVILEDYDQASEWAAKYICNRIIQFKPSQGRYFTLGLPTGLPRSHPESYHSYMWNNFFKHIDIDPNNAHILDGNAPDLQAECDAFEKKIEEAGGIDLFVGGIGPDGHIAFNEPGSSLSSRTRLKTLAMDTILANAKYFDGDLSKVPTMALTVGVGTVMDAREVMILITGAHKAFALYKAIEEGVNHMWTVSAFQQHPRTIFVCDEDATLELRVKTVKYFKGLMHVHNKLVDPLYSMKEN
- the GNPDA2 gene encoding glucosamine-6-phosphate deaminase 2 isoform X2, giving the protein MRLVILEDYDQASEWAAKYICNRIIQFKPSQGRYFTLGLPTGNTPLGCYKKLIEYHRNGDLSFKYVKTFNMDEYVGLPRSHPESYHSYMWNNFFKHIDIDPNNAHILDGNAPDLQAECDAFEKKIEEAGGIDLFVGGIGPDGHIAFNEPGSSLSSRTRLKTLAMDTILANAKYFDGDLSKVPTMALTVGVGTVMDAREVMILITGAHKAFALYKAIEEGVNHMWTVSAFQQHPRTIFVCDEDATLELRVKTVKYFKGLMHVHNKLVDPLYSMKEN
- the GNPDA2 gene encoding glucosamine-6-phosphate deaminase 2 isoform X1, with protein sequence MRLVILEDYDQASEWAAKYICNRIIQFKPSQGRYFTLGLPTGSTPLGCYKKLIEYHRNGDLSFKYVKTFNMDEYVGLPRSHPESYHSYMWNNFFKHIDIDPNNAHILDGNAPDLQAECDAFEKKIEEAGGIDLFVGGIGPDGHIAFNEPGSSLSSRTRLKTLAMDTILANAKYFDGDLSKVPTMALTVGVGTVMDAREVMILITGAHKAFALYKAIEEGVNHMWTVSAFQQHPRTIFVCDEDATLELRVKTVKYFKGLMHVHNKLVDPLYSMKEN